A single region of the Accipiter gentilis chromosome 6, bAccGen1.1, whole genome shotgun sequence genome encodes:
- the STRIT1 gene encoding sarcoplasmic/endoplasmic reticulum calcium ATPase regulator DWORF isoform X2, with amino-acid sequence MLKKAQVPLSRLVVPILLAVGWIVGCALMVYIVFS; translated from the exons ATGCTGAAGAAAG CCCAAGTCCCGCTTTCACGTCTCGTTGTACCTATACTTCTTGCAGTTGGCTGGATAGTGGGTTGTGCACTGATGGTTTACATTGTCTTCTCTTGA
- the STRIT1 gene encoding sarcoplasmic/endoplasmic reticulum calcium ATPase regulator DWORF isoform X1, whose translation MAEPAQVPLSRLVVPILLAVGWIVGCALMVYIVFS comes from the exons ATGGCAGAACCAG CCCAAGTCCCGCTTTCACGTCTCGTTGTACCTATACTTCTTGCAGTTGGCTGGATAGTGGGTTGTGCACTGATGGTTTACATTGTCTTCTCTTGA